In Nomia melanderi isolate GNS246 chromosome 5, iyNomMela1, whole genome shotgun sequence, a single genomic region encodes these proteins:
- the LOC116424596 gene encoding uncharacterized protein LOC116424596: protein MSDIKAENKNDNNIEDVSKDHSSEEKPTPAKNKRGGTKRLSTLERTAQEGERLTKDLHVGEVEGRRRTRSSARGLVSSTPVPSPPKKEKRDTSTKSTGRGRGRPKRQEKNNENNTDEEAANNKGEKHSEEESMKMDVDENKEETEKLIDNEDKNATKAESKETTEKTQESNFKEEKITEETEHYTEDTKNTSVSEEKKEEDIKDSSDSSQDATDTAAEAPPSSSSDSQNPSNTTTTEENKE from the exons ATGTCCGATATTAAGGCGGAGAACAAGAACGATAACAATATCGAGGATGTGTCGAAG GACCATTCTTCAGAAGAGAAACCTACTCCGGCGAAAAACAAACGAGGAGGCACGAAAAGACTTTCCACACTGGAAAGGACGGCTCAGGAAGGCGAACGACTTACAAAG GACTTACATGTTGGAGAAGTGGAAGGAAGAAGGCGTACTCGTAGTTCAGCGCGAGGTCTGGTTTCGTCGACACCTGTACCGTCTCCACCTAAAAAGGAAAAGAGGGACACCTCAACGAAAAGTACCGGTCGTGGACGCGGGCGTCCTAAACGACAAgagaaaaacaatgaaaacaacACAGACGAAGAAGCAGCAAATAACAAGGGAGAGAAGCATTCTGAAGAGGAATCCATGAAAATGGATGTGGATGAGAACAAggaggaaacagaaaaattaatagaCAACGAGGATAAGAATGCTACAAAAGCGGAGAGCAAAGAAACCACTGAAAAGACACAGGAATCTaattttaaagaagaaaaaataacagaagaaaCAGAACATTACACAGAAGATACTAAAAATACTAGTGTTAGCgaagagaagaaggaagaagacaTAAAGGATAGCTCAGATTCGAGTCAAGATGCGACAGACACAGCAGCAGAAGCACCACCCTCGTCTTCTTCAGATTCTCAAAATCCCTCTAACACCACTACTACCGAGGAAAATAAGGAATAA
- the CstF50 gene encoding cleavage stimulation factor subunit 1 Cst50 isoform X1, producing the protein MKEPEVDPKNIIKSRELLYRLMISQLFYDGHQTLAVQLSNIIQAEPPCPPSDRLLHLMLIGLAHEPDRSKKDTTNISTFSSTFDNTLGPGLDLEFETEAQTQAPEPAQYETAYVTSHKGNCRAGAFSADGQLIATGSVDASIKILDVDRMLAKSAPDEMAPGDQTGGHPVIRTLYDHLEEVTCLEFHPREPILVSGSRDFSIKLFDFSKASVKKAFRTITDADQIRCLSFHPTGDFLVVGTNHPVVRLYDVNTAQCFVCSIPNHQHTAGITSIKYSPDAKTYASAGKDGSIKLWDGVSNRCINTFVKAHDGYEVCSVTFTRNGKYLLSSGKDSLIKLWELSTSRCLIAYTGAGTTGKQEHKAQAIFNHTEDYVMFPDEATTSLCAWNSRNASRKQLLSLGHNGPVRLIVHSPTAPAFLTCSDDFRARFWFRRMPTH; encoded by the exons ATGAAGGAACCTGAGGTGGACccaaagaatattataaaaagcaggGAATTACTCTACAGGCTTATGATCAG CCAATTATTTTATGATGGACATCAAACATTAGCCGTACAACTGTCAAACATAATTCAAGCAGAACCTCCGTGTCCACCATCGGATCGTTTACTTCACTTAATGTTAATTGGATTGGCCCATGAACCTGACCGTTCGAAGAAAGATACAACTAACATATCTACATTTTCATCGACTTTTGATAATACTTTGGGGCCTGGTTTAGACTTGGAATTTGAAACAGAAGCTCAAACACAAGCTCCAGAACCAGCACAATATGAGACTGCTTATGTTACATCGCACAAAGGAAATTGCAGAGCAGGAGCATTCTCTGCGGATGGTCAACTGATAGCTACCGGTTCAGTGGATGCATCTATTAAAATTCTGGATGTTGATAGAATGTTGGCCAAGTCAGCTCCGGATGAAATGGCACCCGGCGATCAGACGGGTGGTCACCCAGTCATAAGAACGTTGTACGACCATTTAGAAGAAGTTACTTGCCTAGAGTTTCATCCGAGGGAACCTATCCTTGTATCTGGCAGTAGAGATTTTTCCATAAAGCTGTTTGATTTCAGCAAAGCCAGTGTTAAAAAAGCATTTAGAACTATTACAGATGCAGATCAAATACGATGCTTATCTTTTCATCCAACTGGTGACTTCCTAGTCGTTGGAACTAATCATCCAGTTGTAAGATTATACGATGTTAACACGGCACAGTGTTTTGTCTGTAGTATACCCAACCATCAACACACTGCTGGAATAACCAGCATCAAGTACTCTCCGGACGCGAAAACGTACGCGTCCGCCGGTAAAGATGGAAGTATAAAATTATGGGACGGTGTGTCGAATCGATGTATAAACACGTTCGTGAAGGCGCACGACGGTTACGAAGTATGTTCAGTAACATTTACGAGAAACGGAAAG TATTTACTGTCATCGGGAAAAGATTCCCTGATAAAATTATGGGAGTTATCGACTAGCAGATGTTTGATAGCGTATACAGGTGCTGGAACTACAG GCAAACAAGAACACAAAGCACAAGCTATTTTTAATCACACCGAAGATTATGTAATGTTTCCCGATGAAGCAACAACATCGTTATGCGCGTGGAATTCTCGAAATGCGTCTAGGAAACAATTACTGTCCTTAGGACACAATGGTCCAGTGAGATTGATTGTGCATTCGCCAACTGCTCCCGCATTCTTGACGTGTAGTGATGATTTCAGAGCAAGATTTTGGTTTAGAAGAATGCCGACTCATTAA
- the CstF50 gene encoding cleavage stimulation factor subunit 1 Cst50 isoform X2 translates to MKEPEVDPKNIIKSRELLYRLMISQLFYDGHQTLAVQLSNIIQAEPPCPPSDRLLHLMLIGLAHEPDRSKKDTTNISTFSSTFDNTLGPGLDLEFETEAQTQAPEPAQYETAYVTSHKGNCRAGAFSADGQLIATGSVDASIKILDVDRMLAKSAPDEMAPGDQTGGHPVIRTLYDHLEEVTCLEFHPREPILVSGSRDFSIKLFDFSKASVKKAFRTITDADQIRCLSFHPTGDFLVVGTNHPVVRLYDVNTAQCFVCSIPNHQHTAGITSIKYSPDAKTYASAGKDGSIKLWDGVSNRCINTFVKAHDGYEVCSVTFTRNGKYLLSSGKDSLIKLWELSTSRCLIAYTGAGTTGKRPIPKYMQTRTQSTSYF, encoded by the exons ATGAAGGAACCTGAGGTGGACccaaagaatattataaaaagcaggGAATTACTCTACAGGCTTATGATCAG CCAATTATTTTATGATGGACATCAAACATTAGCCGTACAACTGTCAAACATAATTCAAGCAGAACCTCCGTGTCCACCATCGGATCGTTTACTTCACTTAATGTTAATTGGATTGGCCCATGAACCTGACCGTTCGAAGAAAGATACAACTAACATATCTACATTTTCATCGACTTTTGATAATACTTTGGGGCCTGGTTTAGACTTGGAATTTGAAACAGAAGCTCAAACACAAGCTCCAGAACCAGCACAATATGAGACTGCTTATGTTACATCGCACAAAGGAAATTGCAGAGCAGGAGCATTCTCTGCGGATGGTCAACTGATAGCTACCGGTTCAGTGGATGCATCTATTAAAATTCTGGATGTTGATAGAATGTTGGCCAAGTCAGCTCCGGATGAAATGGCACCCGGCGATCAGACGGGTGGTCACCCAGTCATAAGAACGTTGTACGACCATTTAGAAGAAGTTACTTGCCTAGAGTTTCATCCGAGGGAACCTATCCTTGTATCTGGCAGTAGAGATTTTTCCATAAAGCTGTTTGATTTCAGCAAAGCCAGTGTTAAAAAAGCATTTAGAACTATTACAGATGCAGATCAAATACGATGCTTATCTTTTCATCCAACTGGTGACTTCCTAGTCGTTGGAACTAATCATCCAGTTGTAAGATTATACGATGTTAACACGGCACAGTGTTTTGTCTGTAGTATACCCAACCATCAACACACTGCTGGAATAACCAGCATCAAGTACTCTCCGGACGCGAAAACGTACGCGTCCGCCGGTAAAGATGGAAGTATAAAATTATGGGACGGTGTGTCGAATCGATGTATAAACACGTTCGTGAAGGCGCACGACGGTTACGAAGTATGTTCAGTAACATTTACGAGAAACGGAAAG TATTTACTGTCATCGGGAAAAGATTCCCTGATAAAATTATGGGAGTTATCGACTAGCAGATGTTTGATAGCGTATACAGGTGCTGGAACTACAGGTAAAAGGCCGATCCCTAAGTATAT GCAAACAAGAACACAAAGCACAAGCTATTTTTAA